One genomic region from Gossypium hirsutum isolate 1008001.06 chromosome D13, Gossypium_hirsutum_v2.1, whole genome shotgun sequence encodes:
- the LOC121225294 gene encoding transcription factor bHLH146, whose amino-acid sequence MLKLYILVFCKQVGMKSYERKRTYPMKSSKVIHSTTFTTKYASYLVPALTNIGRSRASCDVDEETKKMVRYEVDMALALSAKGFAWSRALKHKLRLNYKDDDRVGDGHGEPVTKKPKTEHEEEERMMCLRKLIPGGKEMMADDEMLLSELGSYVSCLELQVNILRSMLQNN is encoded by the exons ATGCTTAAGCTGTACATCCTAGTTTTCTGCAAACAg GTTGGGATGAAAAGCTACGAACGGAAACGTACTTATCCTATGAAATCCAGTAAAGTAATCCATTCAACCACTTTTACAACGAAATACGCAAGCTACTTGGTTCCAGCTCTAACAAACATCGGCAGGTCACGAGCATCGTGCGACGTCGATGAAGAAACGAAGAAGATGGTTAGGTATGAAGTGGACATGGCATTGGCTTTATCGGCCAAAGGGTTCGCTTGGAGCCGTGCCTTGAAACACAAGCTTCGACTGAACTACAAGGACGATGATCGTGTAGGAGATGGTCATGGTGAGCCCGTAACGAAGAAACCGAAAACCGAACACGAAGAGGAAGAGAGGATGATGTGTTTGAGGAAGCTTATACCAGGAGGGAAAGAGATGATGGCTGATGATGAAATGTTGTTGAGTGAATTGGGAAGCTATGTTTCATGTCTTGAATTACAGGTGAATATTCTTAGATCAATgcttcaaaataattaa
- the LOC107944182 gene encoding villin-4 gives MSLAVSMRNLDQAFQGAGQKAGIEVWRIENSRPVSLPTSSYGKFFTGDSYIILKTFASKSGVLRHDIHYWLGKDTSQDEAGAAAVKTIELDAVLGGRAVQYREVQDQETNKFLSLFKPCIMPREGGVATGFKQVDEDEYKTRLLVCKGKQCVQVKEVPFARSTLNHENIFILDTQSKIFQFNGSNTSIQERAKALEVVQYIRDTYHDGKCDIATIEDGKLMADADGGEFWALFGGFAPLPRKTAARGEDTTTDSHPTKKLLRVEKGKADPIEVDSLTRELLDTDKCYILDCGLEVYVWMGRNTSLDKRKSASSVAEELLRDSDRPKSHLIRVIGGFETVTFRSKFESWPQTTNATVTEEGRGKVAALLQRQGLNVKGLLKAAPEKEEPQAHIDCTGNLQVWRVNGQNKVLLSAADQSKFYSGDCYIFQYSYTEEDKEEHLIGTWFGKQSVEEERASAVSLASKMVESMKFMVAQTCIHEGSEPVLFFLIFQSFILFKGGLSDGYRKYIAEKEIPDETYTEDGVALFRVQGSGPENMQAIQVEAVTPSLNSSYCYILHSGSNVFTWAGGLTSPDDQDLVERQLDLIKPDLQTKPQKEGSESDEFWELLGGKTEYPSQKISSVPEGDPHLFSCTYSKGTLKVMEIYNFTQDDLMTEDIFILDCHSDIFVWVGQLVDTKSKLQALTIGEKFLKQDFLFENLSCETPIYIVMEGSEPPFFTRFFTWDSAKSNMHGNSFQRKLTIMKHGGTPITDKPKRRGTASIGGRSSGAPEKPQRSRSVSFSPDRPRVRGRSPAFNALASRFENPSSRNLSTPPPMVRKVYPKSGTPDSGTKAAAIAALTESFDRPSARETLMPRIMKKAASPAAAKTTSPEPKTKENSMSSRLESLTIQEDVKEGETEDEEGLPIHPYERLTTSSTDPVTDIDVTKRETYLSATEFKEKFGMKRVEFYKLPKWKQNKLKMGLQLF, from the exons ATGAGTCTTGCAGTTTCCATGAGAAATTTAGATCAAGCTTTCCAAGGAGCCGGGCAGAAAGC TGGAATCGAAGTTTGGCGCATCGAGAACTCTCGGCCGGTTTCTCTTCCGACTTCGTCATATGGAAAATTTTTCACAGGGGACTCTTATATTATTTTGAAG ACATTTGCCTCGAAAAGTGGTGTGTTACGTCACGATATTCACTACTGGCTTGGTAAAGATACAAGCCAG GATGAAGCAGGTGCTGCTGCAGTCAAAACTATTGAACTTGATGCTGTTCTTGGAGGGCGGGCTGTCCAATATCGTGAGGTGCAGGACCAAGAAACAAACAAGTTTCTTTCCCTTTTCAAGCCATGTATCATGCCCCGGGAAGGTGGAGTTGCAACTGGATTCAAACAAGTTGATGAAGACGAATATAAGACACGTTTGCTTGTTTGCAAAGGAAAACAATGTGTCCAAGTAAAAGAG GTTCCTTTTGCTCGATCCACACTCAACCATGAAAACATCTTTATACTGGATACCCAGTCTAAAATCTTTCAATTTAATGGTTCCAATACATCCATTCAAGAGAGAGCAAAAGCACTAGAAGTTGTCCAATACATTAGAGATACTTACCATGATGGGAAATGTGATATAGCTACCATTG AGGATGGAAAGTTAATGGCTGATGCCGACGGTGGAGAGTTTTGGGCATTATTTGGTGGCTTTGCTCCACTTCCAAGGAAGACTGCTGCTCGTGGTGAGGACACAACTACTGATTCTCATCCAACCAAGAAACTACTACG TGTCGAGAAGGGGAAGGCAGATCCTATTGAGGTCGATTCCTTGACAAGAGAGTTGTTAGACACAGATAAATGCTATATTTTGGATTGTGGGTTAGAAGTCTATGTATGGATGGGAAGGAATACTTCTCTTGATAAAAGGAAGAGTGCGAGTAGTGTGGCTGAG GAGTTACTTCGAGATTCCGATCGACCAAAATCTCACTTAATTCGTGTAATAGGAGGATTTGAGACCGTTACATTTCGGTCAAAGTTTGAGTCATGGCCCCAGACCACCAATGCTACTGTTACAGAGGAGGGTAGAGGCAAAGTAGCCG CACTTTTACAACGACAGGGGCTGAATGTCAAGGGTCTTTTAAAAGCTGCTCCTGAGAAGGAAGAGCCCCAAGCACATATTGATTGCACTGGAAATTTGCAG GTTTGGCGTGTGAATGGCCAGAACAAAGTTCTCCTTTCAGCTGCTGACCAGTCGAAATTTTACAGCGGGGATTGTTATATTTTTCAGTATTCTTATACCGAAGAAGACAAAGAAGAGCATCTTATAGGAACATGGTTTGGAAAGCAGAGCGTTGAG GAAGAAAGAGCTTCTGCTGTTTCTTTGGCAAGCAAAATGGTTGAATCGATGAAGTTCATGGTTGCACAA ACTTGCATCCATGAAGGAAGTGAACCCGttctattctttttaattttccaGAGCTTTATCTTGTTCAAG GGTGGTCTTAGTGATGGATACAGGAAGTACATCGCCGAGAAGGAAATCCCGGATGAGACTTACACTGAAGATGGTGTCGCACTGTTTCGAGTTCAGGGTTCTGGACCCGAAAATATGCAAGCGATACAAGTTGAAGCA GTCACACCGTCTTTGAACTCTTCCTACTGTTACATATTACATAGTGGTTCCAACGTCTTTACGTGGGCCGGAGGCCTAACTTCCCCGGATGACCAGGACCTCGTCGAGAGACAGCTAGATCTCATAAAG CCCGATTTACAAACCAAGCCACAAAAGGAAGGATCGGAGTCTGACGAGTTCTGGGAGTTGCTAGGAGGAAAAACTGAATACCCAAGCCAAAAGATCTCAAGTGTACCTGAAGGTGATCCTCATTTATTCTCTTGCACGTACTCGAAAG GAACTCTGAAG GTGATGGAGATATATAACTTCACCCAGGACGATCTGATGACCGAAGATATATTCATCCTAGATTGTCACTCGGACATCTTCGTTTGGGTAGGACAACTAGTTGATACCAAGAGTAAATTGCAGGCCTTAACAATCGGTGAG AAATTTCTCAAGCAAGATTTTCTCTTTGAAAATTTATCTTGTGAAACTCCGATATACATAGTCATGGAAGGGAGTGAGCCGCCCTTCTTCACTCGTTTTTTTACGTGGGACTCTGCGAAGTCCAAT ATGCATGGGAACTCATTTCAAAGGAAGCTTACTATAATGAAACACGGGGGTACACCAATAACAGAT AAACCGAAGCGGAGAGGGACTGCATCGATTGGAGGAAGATCTAGTGGTGCACCAGAAAAACCGCAACGTTCGAGAAGTGTGTCCTTCAGCCCTGACCGACCTCGTGTGAGGGGCAGGTCTCCTGCTTTCAATGCACTTGCATCTAGATTCGAGAATCCTAGTAGTAGGAACCTTTCTACTCCACCCCCAATGGTTAGAAAAGTATACCCGAAATCCGGGACTCCGGATTCAGGGACGAAGGCTGCAGCTATAGCAGCTCTTACTGAAAGTTTTGATCGCCCATCAGCTCGAGAGACTCTCATGCCTAGAATTATGAAGAAGG CGGCAAGCCCAGCAGCAGCCAAGACAACATCACCAGAGCCTAAGACAAAGGAGAATTCCATGAGCAGCAGACTAGAATCCCTCACTATACAAGAAGATGTGAAAGAAGGCGAGACCGAAGATGAGGAAGGCCTTCCGATACACCCTTACGAACGTCTTACAACGTCATCAACAGATCCCGTCACCGATATAGACGTGACCAAACGAGAG ACTTACCTATCAGCCACCGAGTTCAAGGAGAAGTTCGGGATGAAAAGGGTTGAATTCTACAAGTTGCCTAAATGGAAACAAAACAAGCTCAAAATGGGTCTTCAACTGTTTTAA
- the LOC121225295 gene encoding nitrate regulatory gene2 protein, translated as MGCSTSKLDDEEAVQLCKDRKNFIKQAVEQRTRFATGHLAYIQSLKRVSAALRGYVEGDECHEFLLDSFITPPFTPVKKGSPGFISIQSNPKSTLKVSYLRSGGNPAVAVEERPQSPETVRVQAYSPVHHYGMDGIFAMQSSPMNNSSFFTYSPNNRPNILPPSPQSSQWDFFWNPFSSLDYYGYPNRSSLDQAVVDDDVRGLRQVREEEGIPDLEEDETEHEESESKVNSVEEKAKIHTNYNREEVTVEDVDEDDEDEEEIDMAETEHDVKDVQPQRKVSVEVVRSQTAGQVEVSNKETVVGSSEAKEETPGFTVYVNRRPTSMAEVINDLDAQFMVACDAASEVSGMLEASRAQYSSTSNELTGMKMLNPVALLRSASSRSSSSRFLMNSSSSREAGYESSSSVSEESCMFHGSHQSTLDRLYAWEKKLYEEVKSGEKTRIAYEKKSRQLRNQDVKGDDPSVVDKTRAAIRDLHTQMKVSIHSVEAISKRIETLRDEELQPQLLELVHGLARMWKVMAECHQAQKRTLDEAKLLLAGAPSKLEAKRQSSISAAASLEAELRNWRACFESWIVSQRSYLRALSGWLLRCLRSDPDTSKLPFSPRRSSGTLVIFGLCIQWSRFLDATRETPVLDGIDFFAAGMGSLYSQQLREECRVGSKRFASGENMELVNIDEVGDVMTTEKLSDVAVRVLCAGMSVAMSSLSEFAISSADGYAELVSKLPQTSNGSRM; from the exons ATGGGATGTTCTACATCGAAATTAGACGATGAAGAGGCGGTTCAGCTTTGTAAAGATAGGAAGAATTTCATTAAGCAAGCAGTAGAGCAAAGAACAAGATTTGCTACAGGGCATTTAGCTTATATTCAATCCTTAAAACGAGTTTCGGCAGCTCTTCGGGGTTATGTCGAAGGAGATGAGTGTCATGAGTTCTTGTTAGATTCGTTTATAACCCCCCCTTTTACGCCTGTTAAGAAAGGGAGTCCCGGTTTCATATCGATTCAATCTAATCCTAAGTCCACATTGAAGGTGAGTTATTTGAGATCAGGTGGTAACCCTGCTGTTGCAGTTGAGGAGAGACCTCAATCGCCCGAAACTGTTCGGGTTCAAGCTTACTCTCCAGTGCATCATTATGGCATGGATGGTATTTTCGCAATGCAATCTTCTCCAATGAATAATTCCTCATTTTTTACTTATTCTCCGAACAATAGGCCGAATATACTTCCCCCTTCACCTCAATCGTCGCAATGGGACTTTTTTTGGAATCCGTTTTCGTCTTTAGATTACTACGGTTATCCCAACCGAAGTAGTCTCGATCAGGCAGTCGTGGACGATGATGTTAGAGGACTAAGGCAGGTAAGGGAAGAAGAAGGAATTCCCGATTTAGAAgaagatgaaactgaacatgaaGAATCCGAAAGTAAGGTGAATTCAGTAGAAGAGAAGGCTAAAATACATACAAACTATAATAGAGAAGAAGTTACGGTCGAGGATGTTGATGAGGATGACGAGGATGAGGAGGAAATAGATATGGCTGAAACCGAGCACGATGTAAAAGATGTACAGCCACAACGGAAAGTGAGTGTAGAAGTAGTACGATCACAAACTGCTGGACAAGTAGAAGTTAGTAACAAAGAAACGGTAGTTGGAAGTAGCGAAGCTAAAGAAGAAACACCCGGTTTTACGGTTTATGTAAACCGAAGGCCAACGAGTATGGCGGAAGTTATCAATGATCTCGATGCTCAATTCATGGTAGCTTGTGATGCAGCGAGTGAAGTGTCGGGAATGTTAGAGGCTAGTAGAGCTCAGTACTCATCGACCTCGAATGAGCTTACAG GCATGAAAATGTTGAATCCGGTAGCTTTGTTGCGGTCTGCTTCATCACGGTCGTCCTCGTCGAGATTCTTAATGAATTCTTCGAGTTCCCGAGAGGCAGGTTATGAAAGCAGCAGCTCCGTATCTGAAGAATCCTGCATGTTCCATGGTAGTCACCAATCGACATTGGATCGATTGTATGCCTGGGAGAAGAAACTTTACGAGGAAGTCAAG TCCGGAGAAAAGACTCGAATTGCTTACGAGAAGAAAAGTAGGCAGCTGAGGAACCAAGATGTAAAGGGTGATGACCCGTCCGTAGTAGATAAAACGAGAGCAGCAATTAGGGATCTGCACACACAGATGAAGGTTTCAATACATTCAGTTGAAGCTATTTCGAAGAGAATTGAAACTCTAAGGGACGAGGAGTTGCAACCGCAACTTCTGGAATTGGTGCACGG GTTAGCTAGGATGTGGAAAGTGATGGCGGAGTGTCACCAGGCTCAAAAACGGACCTTAGATGAAGCTAAGCTTTTACTAGCTGGAGCACCTTCGAAGCTGGAAGCAAAACGACAGTCTTCTATCTCAGCTGCTGCAAGTCTCGAAGCCGAGTTAAGGAATTGGAGAGCTTGTTTCGAGTCTTGGATCGTTTCTCAACGGTCCTATTTACGTGCTTTAAGTGGTTGGCTCCTCCGTTGTTTGAGGTCAGACCCTGATACATCCAAGTTACCGTTTTCCCCTCGCCGGTCCAGTGGGACACTTGTAATATTCGGACTTTGCATCCAATGGTCAAGGTTCCTTGATGCAACTCGTGAGACACCAGTCCTCGACGGGATAGATTTTTTTGCAGCGGGAATGGGGTCACTCTATTCACAACAGCTAAGAGAGGAGTGTCGAGTCGGGTCTAAGAGGTTTGCATCAGGGGAAAATATGGAGTTGGTAAATATTGATGAAGTCGGAGATGTTATGACGACGGAGAAATTAAGCGATGTTGCTGTAAGGGTACTTTGTGCCGGAATGTCTGTTGCGATGAGTTCACTAAGCGAGTTTGCGATCAGTTCAGCTGATGGCTATGCTGAACTTGTATCTAAGTTGCCACAAACTTCAAATGGTTCCAGGATGTGA